TGATGGGGAGATCATGCTGAGCATTAGACAATTCAATTTCAAAAAAGGGAGATTTCAAATAAATACACCCACGACATAGCGTAGGTGTTCAGAATTGCGTGAAGTTTAACATAACTTTGTAATCTATAAAAATACAAAGAAAAGACAAGCGATGAAATGAATGATCCGCGGCATGCAAAATTTTTTGATATGGATTTTTTATAATTACAGGCGATTTATTGATCATGTTGACCTGAAAAGTGAATTTAACTCATCTTTAATTGAATTTATATCGTTTTACTCATGTTTGGATTCACGCTTAAATACAGTCATACACAAATTTAGCTTTTATAAAAATTTAGGGTGGTACATCGCTATGAATACAGCATTTCAATGTTCGATTAAACGCATTCGTTTTGATGAGAACTACGAGCCAGCAAACAATACACGTTTAACCACAAACTTTGCCAATTTGGCGCGTGGTGAGAACCGTCAAGAAAATCTTTGTCGTACTTTAGCCATGATCAACAACCGCTTTAATAGCTTAGCGACTGTTGATAACCCTAAAGGGGATCGTTATTCACTTGAAATTGACATCATCTCTGCGGAAATTGATATCAAAGGCAATGGTCAAACTTTTCCATTCATTGAAACCTTAAAAAGCACCATCATCGATCATCAAAGCAATGAACGTATTGAAGGTATGATTGGCAATAGCTTCTCGTCGTATGTACGGGATTATGACTTCAGTGTGGTATTACCAGCATTAGGCTATAAAACCAATGAAAAGTCTGAGGCGTTTGGTGATTTGCATGGCAAGTTGTATCAACATTTGGTCAATTCAGGAGTCTTTAAAGCTGAGTTTAAGAAGCAGCCTGTGATTTGTCTGAGCGTTTCAACCTCTAAAACTTATTATCGTACAGCGAATGTTCATACTGTTTTAGGTGTGGAATACACCAATGACGAATATTCACGTACCGATGAATATTTTGCAAAAATGGGTTTAAGCGTTCGTTATTTCAAACCTGAACATGGCAATGCACCACTTGCATTTTATTTTGCAGGTGACTTATTACGTGATTACACCGATTTTGAATTAATCAGTGCGATCAGCATCATGGAAAGTTTCCAAAAAATTTATCGTCCTGAAATTTATAACACCAATGCACCGGCTGGTGTTGTGTATCAGCCAAGCTTGGACTATGCGGATTATTCATTGACACGCATTGTATATGACCGTGTTGAGCGGAGTCAGCTCGCAGTAAAACAAGGCAAATGGACGGAAGAGAATTTTATCAGACCTTATAAGTACATTCTTGATGAATGGGCTGCTCATTTCACTCTAGAAAATTATTCTGATCAAGAGCACGCTGCCTGATTGACTGAAAAAATAAACTTAAAATATAGAGCTAGAAGATTAAATATGACTATTTTATTACC
This genomic window from Acinetobacter sp. TGL-Y2 contains:
- a CDS encoding putative oxygenase MesX, with protein sequence MNTAFQCSIKRIRFDENYEPANNTRLTTNFANLARGENRQENLCRTLAMINNRFNSLATVDNPKGDRYSLEIDIISAEIDIKGNGQTFPFIETLKSTIIDHQSNERIEGMIGNSFSSYVRDYDFSVVLPALGYKTNEKSEAFGDLHGKLYQHLVNSGVFKAEFKKQPVICLSVSTSKTYYRTANVHTVLGVEYTNDEYSRTDEYFAKMGLSVRYFKPEHGNAPLAFYFAGDLLRDYTDFELISAISIMESFQKIYRPEIYNTNAPAGVVYQPSLDYADYSLTRIVYDRVERSQLAVKQGKWTEENFIRPYKYILDEWAAHFTLENYSDQEHAA